In one Curtobacterium citreum genomic region, the following are encoded:
- the folK gene encoding 2-amino-4-hydroxy-6-hydroxymethyldihydropteridine diphosphokinase, with amino-acid sequence MSRAVIALGANLGDRGSTLRAAARAIADLPGVRPVASSREVESVALTLDGLDTTKPRYRNGVVVVDTDLGPQELLDALHGIEDEHGRTREVRWGDRTLDLDVVAIDDLVLDTTTLTVPHPRAGERAFVLAPWLDADPDAVLPGVGPVADLLAAVGDDTERVDEPRLFDEPTRASRPTRASRSEPLAPEPTA; translated from the coding sequence GTGAGCCGGGCGGTCATCGCCCTCGGCGCGAACCTCGGCGACCGCGGGAGCACCCTGCGCGCCGCCGCCCGGGCCATCGCCGACCTGCCCGGCGTCCGCCCGGTCGCGTCGAGCCGCGAGGTCGAGTCGGTCGCGCTGACCCTGGACGGCCTCGACACGACGAAGCCGCGGTACCGGAACGGCGTCGTCGTGGTCGACACGGACCTCGGCCCGCAGGAGCTCCTCGACGCGCTGCACGGGATCGAGGACGAGCACGGCCGCACCCGCGAGGTGCGCTGGGGCGACCGGACGCTCGACCTCGACGTCGTGGCGATCGACGACCTCGTGCTCGACACGACCACCCTGACGGTGCCGCACCCGCGCGCCGGGGAACGGGCGTTCGTGCTCGCGCCGTGGCTCGACGCCGACCCGGACGCCGTGCTGCCGGGTGTCGGACCGGTGGCCGACCTGCTCGCAGCGGTCGGCGACGACACCGAGCGCGTCGACGAGCCGCGCCTGTTCGACGAGCCGACCCGCGCCTCCCGTCCGACCCGCGCCTCCCGGTCGGAGCCGCTCGCACCGGAGCCGACCGCGTGA
- a CDS encoding DUF3180 domain-containing protein, with translation MKPTRASTLVSVALVAAVAGFALDAVLASRQAPTLFLSTPLGATLALIGVAVVLMARPVRRHARDGASRQRNVDPLYATRVVVLAKASSIAGALFGGFGAGLLVYVLTRSALPPLGSVLPNAVAVGGGAVLVVCAIVAERMCIAPPPGDDDDDLPRGGTTAN, from the coding sequence GTGAAGCCGACCCGCGCCTCCACCCTCGTCAGCGTCGCGCTCGTGGCGGCCGTCGCCGGGTTCGCGCTCGACGCGGTCCTGGCCTCGCGCCAGGCGCCGACGCTGTTCCTGTCCACCCCGCTCGGTGCGACCCTCGCCCTGATCGGCGTCGCCGTCGTGCTGATGGCCCGCCCGGTGCGGCGGCACGCACGCGACGGGGCGTCCCGGCAGCGCAACGTCGACCCGCTCTACGCGACGCGCGTCGTGGTCCTCGCGAAGGCGTCGAGCATCGCGGGCGCGCTGTTCGGCGGCTTCGGTGCGGGGCTCCTGGTGTACGTCCTGACCCGTTCCGCGCTGCCGCCGCTAGGCTCGGTCCTGCCGAACGCCGTGGCGGTCGGGGGCGGTGCCGTGCTCGTGGTGTGCGCGATCGTCGCCGAGCGCATGTGCATCGCGCCACCCCCGGGTGACGACGACGACGACCTGCCGAGGGGCGGCACGACGGCGAACTGA
- a CDS encoding PH domain-containing protein — translation MPLERLDEPGLGLTGTTWTRVSPKLVWTELVSTVLVGLVLTAGCVLFAVLNDGFGQTAGTVWSLIAIVVAVVALVTAVLTPRRVRAIGYALRDDDLVLRRGLMWQRFTAVPYGRMQLVDVNRGPLDRVLGLSELKFVTAAASTNVRIPGIPAADADALRDRLVELAETRRAGL, via the coding sequence ATGCCGCTGGAACGACTCGACGAGCCGGGCCTCGGCCTGACCGGGACCACGTGGACGCGGGTGTCGCCGAAGCTCGTCTGGACCGAACTCGTCAGCACGGTGCTCGTCGGGCTCGTGCTCACCGCCGGCTGCGTGCTGTTCGCGGTGCTGAACGACGGCTTCGGGCAGACCGCCGGCACGGTGTGGAGCCTCATCGCGATCGTCGTGGCCGTGGTCGCCCTCGTGACGGCGGTCCTCACGCCCCGTCGGGTCCGTGCGATCGGGTACGCCCTGCGCGACGACGACCTGGTGCTCCGACGCGGCCTGATGTGGCAGCGCTTCACCGCGGTACCGTACGGCCGGATGCAGCTCGTCGACGTGAACCGCGGCCCGCTCGACCGCGTGCTCGGCCTGAGCGAGCTGAAGTTCGTGACGGCGGCCGCCTCGACGAACGTCCGCATCCCGGGCATCCCCGCTGCCGACGCCGACGCGCTGCGCGACCGGCTCGTCGAGCTCGCCGAGACCCGTCGCGCCGGGCTGTAG
- a CDS encoding PH domain-containing protein translates to MTFRPGPPPPAPPTKGDAAAAAPLTDGEWHRLHPLTPLLKGGIVLIVVLGYVLNNLRDQLLEFVIPGAGPQDDGDPVRYVWEHGAVGWVLLGIVVLLIVLIGLFYLSWRMHEFRVTGEIVEVRSGVLFRTNRRARLDRIQGINISRPIIPRIVGTAKLEIAQAGNDANVQLAYLGARAADDLRSRILVLASGAKDDDPAVERTSYGPLQDRVEELFSPELDPGAVHATRVVKVHPGRLIASMLLSGTTVFILLAVAAMIVSVALTGEYGILFGLLPAVIGAGGYYVRKFSRSLQYTIADTRDGIRIGFGLVSTSNETLPPGRIHAVSVAQPLLWRPFGWWDVRINRATNAGNGASNNQQASSIVLPVGRAEDVRQVLDIILPGLVGTAVAGPSASRAALREGASEAVDVVDESLTTTGDRGGFVHSPRRGAWLRPLSFRRNGYRFVPGAVLLRLGAVWRSLVIVPLPRVQSVKVEQGPLERWLRLASAHVHTVHGPVSARVGALDARDAQRLWSETAHRAVEAAAADTSHRWREREARRGPATSGTSATTPSGDAFPGSRTAPPGWDDVPTPGAAR, encoded by the coding sequence GTGACCTTCCGACCCGGACCACCGCCACCGGCACCGCCCACGAAGGGCGACGCCGCCGCCGCAGCGCCCCTGACCGACGGCGAGTGGCACCGCCTGCACCCGCTGACACCGCTCCTCAAGGGCGGCATCGTGCTCATCGTCGTGCTCGGGTACGTGCTGAACAACCTCCGCGACCAGCTGCTCGAGTTCGTCATCCCCGGCGCAGGTCCCCAGGACGACGGCGACCCGGTCCGCTACGTGTGGGAGCACGGCGCCGTCGGGTGGGTGCTGCTCGGGATCGTGGTGCTGCTGATCGTGCTGATCGGGCTCTTCTACCTGTCGTGGCGGATGCACGAGTTCCGTGTCACGGGCGAGATCGTCGAGGTGCGGTCGGGCGTCCTGTTCCGCACGAACCGCCGGGCCCGGCTCGACCGGATCCAGGGCATCAACATCTCGCGGCCGATCATCCCGCGGATCGTCGGCACGGCGAAGCTCGAGATCGCCCAGGCCGGCAACGACGCGAACGTGCAGCTCGCGTACCTCGGGGCCCGGGCCGCGGACGACCTGCGCTCCCGCATCCTCGTGCTCGCCTCCGGCGCGAAGGACGACGACCCTGCGGTGGAGCGCACGTCGTACGGCCCGCTGCAGGACCGCGTCGAGGAGCTGTTCTCGCCCGAGCTCGACCCGGGCGCCGTGCACGCAACCCGCGTCGTGAAGGTGCACCCCGGTCGGCTGATCGCCTCGATGCTGCTGTCCGGCACGACGGTGTTCATCCTGCTGGCGGTCGCCGCGATGATCGTCAGCGTCGCGCTCACCGGCGAGTACGGGATCCTGTTCGGCCTGTTGCCCGCCGTCATCGGTGCGGGCGGGTACTACGTCCGGAAGTTCTCCCGGTCGCTGCAGTACACGATCGCGGACACCCGAGACGGCATCCGGATCGGCTTCGGGCTCGTCTCCACGTCGAACGAGACGCTCCCGCCGGGACGCATCCACGCCGTCAGCGTGGCGCAGCCCCTGCTGTGGCGGCCGTTCGGGTGGTGGGACGTGCGCATCAACCGGGCGACGAACGCCGGGAACGGTGCGTCGAACAACCAGCAGGCATCGTCGATCGTGCTGCCGGTGGGCCGGGCCGAGGACGTCCGTCAGGTCCTCGACATCATCCTGCCCGGGCTCGTCGGCACGGCAGTGGCCGGACCGTCGGCGTCCCGCGCGGCACTCCGCGAGGGCGCGTCCGAGGCCGTGGACGTCGTCGACGAGAGCCTCACGACGACCGGCGACCGCGGCGGCTTCGTGCACTCGCCCCGACGGGGCGCGTGGCTCCGCCCGCTGTCCTTCCGCCGCAACGGCTACCGGTTCGTGCCGGGCGCGGTGCTGCTCCGGCTCGGTGCGGTGTGGCGGTCGCTCGTGATCGTGCCGCTGCCCCGCGTGCAGAGCGTCAAGGTCGAGCAGGGGCCCCTCGAGCGCTGGCTGCGGCTCGCCTCGGCACACGTGCACACCGTGCACGGGCCGGTCTCGGCGCGCGTCGGCGCGCTCGACGCGCGCGACGCGCAGCGCCTGTGGTCGGAGACCGCGCACCGCGCGGTCGAGGCGGCCGCGGCGGACACCTCACACCGCTGGCGCGAACGGGAGGCACGGCGCGGCCCCGCCACGTCGGGCACCAGCGCGACCACCCCGTCCGGCGACGCGTTCCCGGGGAGCCGCACCGCGCCTCCCGGCTGGGACGACGTCCCGACACCGGGAGCCGCACGGTGA
- a CDS encoding Rossmann-like and DUF2520 domain-containing protein produces MRAGRLGVGVVGAGKVGPVLGAALANAEHAVVGVTAVSDAGRDRAEAMLPGAPVLATPDLVERSELVLLAVPDDQLAELVRGLADAGIWQPGQLVVHTSPDHGVGVLAPALAAGAIPLAIHPAMAFTGTSVDLTRLRDAYCAVTAPAPVLPIAQALVVEMGAEPFVVAEQDRPAYADAVRAAVSFSTAIVDQSAGTLSGIGVEQPGRVLGALVRSAVDNALAAADGQAAL; encoded by the coding sequence GTGAGGGCGGGACGACTCGGGGTCGGCGTCGTCGGCGCGGGGAAGGTGGGACCGGTCCTCGGCGCAGCGCTCGCGAACGCGGAGCACGCGGTCGTCGGGGTGACGGCCGTGTCGGACGCGGGACGCGACCGCGCCGAGGCGATGCTCCCGGGCGCCCCGGTCCTGGCGACCCCGGACCTGGTCGAGCGGAGCGAACTCGTCCTGCTCGCGGTCCCCGACGACCAGCTGGCGGAACTCGTGCGGGGGCTCGCCGACGCGGGGATCTGGCAGCCCGGGCAGCTCGTCGTGCACACCAGCCCGGACCACGGCGTCGGTGTGCTCGCACCGGCGCTCGCGGCCGGCGCGATCCCCCTCGCGATCCACCCGGCGATGGCGTTCACGGGCACGAGCGTCGACCTGACGCGCCTCCGCGACGCGTACTGCGCCGTCACCGCGCCGGCGCCCGTGCTCCCGATCGCGCAGGCCCTGGTCGTCGAGATGGGAGCGGAGCCCTTCGTCGTCGCGGAGCAGGACCGGCCCGCGTACGCCGACGCCGTGCGTGCGGCGGTGTCGTTCTCGACCGCGATCGTCGACCAGTCCGCCGGCACGCTCTCCGGGATCGGCGTCGAGCAGCCGGGCCGGGTACTCGGTGCGTTGGTGCGGTCAGCGGTCGACAACGCGCTCGCGGCGGCCGACGGACAGGCCGCCCTGTAG